TTCGATTGGACGCGTATTTTTAATGTTGATCGGGTATTTTTCCAGCTTGGGAGCACCAGACTCGCCTTGCTCTCTCGTATAAACAGAGGCACGGTCGAAGGTCAAATCCTCGGGATTCCAAATCACCTGGCTCAATTCCGTCTTGAAAAGCTCCTGTACTTCGCCTTTTTCCTTCTTCTGCTCGACGCGTAGCTCATTATCATGCAGGACGACTCGTACAAAGCTGCCTTTTTCCCGATCATAGCGCAAATATATGGACTGTTTCCCAATTACATTCCCTTCAAGCTTGGCAGAAAGCTTGATATCCTTCTGGCTGTCGCTTTTTTTAAAATATAACATGCCAGAGCCAGCAGCTGGAGAGGTCAAGACGATCTGATCCTCCATAAATTGCGCGGTGCCACCGAGACGGTCCCACTCTTTGGCTTGCTCTTCATCGCCGCGAACGAAGCGAATCTTCTCGCCGGTGTCTTTTTGGATGCGCATCAACAAATGATTGGTGTACCAGTAAGGCTCCGGCTGCACGCGGGTCAGGTTGTACAGATCGCCCTCGCTGTCGTTGTAGGCGGTTCCTTCCCGATTAAAGTGCATCGTAAAATACTTTTTAATATTCGCGTCGTTCGCTTCCGCTACCAAGCGATTCATCCCGCCATACAAGGTGTTCGCATGCATGATCATATAGGTACCCGGGACAAAGCCCAATTGATTCATATACGTATCATTCATCCGCTTGTAGTCTTCGTTGATTCTCGCTTCCATCTTGCTTCTGTCTTCTATCGGGATCATATTGCTGTCACGGATAAAGTCCATCAAGTAGTGATTATAATAGCCTACCTTTGTTTTATTCGATAACTCACTCTCATCCTTCACCCCGATGAAATTGCCCTGATCATCAAACACATTGATGTACGTCAATCGATAGCCGTTGGAACCGAGCTCCCAGAAGCCATTTTCCATCATTTTTTTCATGTCTTCCGGCTGCAGGAATTTGTTCTCGCTGTTTCCCATCTTGTTGCCGTAAGACAATGCCGTTGCTTTGAAGTTGTACTTCTCCAAAAGCGGCTGGGCAAATAAACTCGAATCGTTGCGGCCATCTTCAAAGGCTAAGAACAGTGCCTTCTCAGGAAGTGGCTTCTTTTTCTTGTAAAAGTCCAAAATATCTTGTTGCGAGATCGTTTGATAGCCCTGGTCATACAACGCCTGCAGCTGCTCGTCCAATTGCTCCTTGGCTACTAATTTCGGTGTACCCGTACGACCTACGCCAAAATAGGAGATGGCGATAAAGCCTTTGTCATTCGTCCAGCTCGCTTTATTCGGCTCCTCATACTTCTTCCAATCAAATACGGCATTATATAACATGACACCCAGGACGACTAAGATAGCGACCTGGCTCAGCGTTTTGATGAATTTATTGCGATCTTTTTTCCGATAGTCCAAGACATCGCTCGTCGTTTTCCCCATAACTCCTGACACCCTCACTCCCTTTGTCTTTCCCTCTTAAAATGGCAGCCCAAAGCCTTTTTTGTTCTTCTTTCGGGCTTCTTTTTTCAATCTCGCTTCGACGTCCTGCGGCGTTTCTCGCGTACCCCACGTAGATTTCCAGAATGTCACCCAAGCCACAGGCATCTGCCACAACAGCACCAGCTCATAAAACACACAAAAGACAATCCCGAAAACCCATAGCTTGCTTCTGCGGAAAAACAGATGGGCCAAGCTCATTAAGAGCGCCATCAGCAGCAAGCCCATTAAAAACGTGCCCGGGAAAACGTGATGAACCAGCGGGACGTATATGAGGTTGTACAGGACGATGACAGGGGCAGCGATAGGAACAATCAGACCAATGTAAAAGAAGATCGCCATGAAAGGCTCCTTGCGCCAAATAAAGCCGCTGGCACGCAAAGATTCCCTCAACCACGAACGCTTCCAGCGCATCTGCTGCTTCAAAAATACATTCATGTCAGATGGCACAATCGTCGAGCAAATCGCGGAATCCTGATAGCCTGTCCGATGTGTTCGCAAAATAAAGTTGGTCATGCTTCGGTCATCGCCAAAAGTGGCAGGCTGCCCAAGAAACTTCTGATTCAGCCATGCTTCGGAATGCTGCAAAATCAATTCCTTGCGATAACAAGACAACGGCCCAGACAAGCAAGTAACACTGTCAAACCACGACTCAGCCGCTTTCATGATGCGAAAGGCAATGTAGTAACGAACGGTTTGCAGCTTGGTGATCGCGTTGGTGAACTTGTTTTCCACATCTGTACGCCCTGCAACACCACCCATTTTCGGGTCTTGGAAGGGCTGTACGAGGTTGCGAATCGCAGTCGGTTCCAAAAAGCTGTCTGAATCAACAAAGACAACCAAATCGTGCTTGGCCATTTCCACACCTTTGACCAAAGCGACCCGTTTCCCGCCGTTTTCAGAGAGAATATGCATCTTCACGCGCTCGCGGGTCATATAGCGCTCGGCCTCGTTATGAATCATATCGATGACCTTTTGAATCTCTTCTGCTGATCGGTCTGTCGAGCGGTCGTCTACCACGATGACCTCCAGCTTATCAATCGGGTAGTTCTGATTCACACAACTCAAAATCGTCCGGTGAATCCACTGCTCTTCGTTGAAGCACGGAATAATGATGCTCACGCCCGGTGTATAGTCCGGATTGACGGGAATCACCCGATAAAGAGCACCGAATAAATACCGTGTCAGCAAAAAGGCAGCGGCAATCAAGCTGTACAAATACAAGTACATGTTGTATTTGAAATAAATCACGCTCTCCGCGCGCATGAGCACGATAAACGCCGCAGCGAAAAACAGGAAAGTACTTGCAATATAAATGGCGTATCCCCAGCGTTTTTTGCGAAAATAGTCAGTCAGCGGTTTGGAAAACTCGAAGGCGAGCATGAACTTCTGACGCCCGTCCTCCTCCTGGGTAAACGAGCGAACAACCGCTGCATCCAGCTTCACCGTTGACTCATAGCCTTCTGGCATTGTACCTGGCGGGATTGTGCAATGGATCATAAACACTTGTCCCACCTGGATGTCTTCCCTCTCCGAATCTAGTTCAACTAATAGTCCAGTCGAAGAAATGTCGACGGCTCTGGCCTTGATTCCGTCCTTGATCCGCTGTTTTTTGGTCAATAGCGTCACCGGGAAATCCGCCATATAACGCAGACTCAGCATCCGAATGCGATTCAGGTATTCCGGGTCCTCCAGCTTTCCTGACTCATCCGAATCTTTAGCACCGCGGCGGTCCACTTGGACACGAATTTTCTCCGGGTCGGGCACATTCGATAGCACGCGCCTCTCTGTTTTGGAAACCGTCAGTACTTCTTCGATTTTCTCTTTCTTTCTTGGCTTTATTTTCTCGATCAACTGTTTCATCACTGCCGCTCTCTCCCCTCCACTGCTTTATAAGCTCCAGTAATGAAATCCACTGTTTACAAAGTCAGCTTTGGAATAAATCTCTTTTATATCGATCATGATTTTTGCCGCATTCTTGCCGTACATCGTGGCAAAATCAGCGACTTCCATCTGGGCAAAAGGAGCATGCGGGACCGCTACAACCACAATGTCCAAGTCGTGGAGAGCCTTCATCTCTGACAGCTCGATGCCGTATTCCTCGAATGCCTCCCGCGGATTCACCATCGGGTCCACGACTAACGGATTCATGCCGTATTCTTTCAATTCCCCAATAATATCCGTCACCTTTGTATTTCGAATATCTGCGCAGTCTTCTTTGTAGGACAGACCTAATATGCCGATCCGTACATTTTGAAGATCGAGCTTCGCGCGTACGGCCATCTTAATGATTTGTTGGGCGATATATTTCCCCATGCCATCATTAATGTGTCTAGCTGCCAAAATGATGCGGGAGCGATAGCCGCTGTCTTCTGCTTTGTACGTTAAATAGTAAGGGTCAATACCAATGCAATGCCCGCCGACCAACCCCGGTGTAAAAGGGAGGAAGTTCCACTTGGTCCCTGCCGCTTGCAATACTGCTTTTGTCGGAATATCCATCTGATTGAACAGCATCGCCAGTTCATTCATAAACGCAATATTGACATCCCGCTGAGCATTTTCAATAACTTTTGCCGCTTCCGCTACCTTGATGCTTTCCGCTCGATAAACGCCCGCCTTGATCACGAGCTCGTAGACGTTTGCAACGATTCCCAGTGTTTCTTCATCCATCCCCGATACGATCTTGACGATGTTTTCCAGACGATTTACTTTGTCTCCCGGGTTGATGCGTTCTGGTGAATAGCCGATCTTGAAGTCTATACCACAACGCATACCCGATTCCGTCTCCAAGATCGGCAAGCAGACATCTTCGGTTGCCCCAGGATAAACCGTTGATTCAAAGACAACGACTGACCCTTTTTTCAACTGTCTGCCCACCATGCGGGACGCGCTTTCTACATATTTCAGGTCTGGAACATTACCGTTTTTGACCGGGGTAGGCACGGCCACGATAAAAAATCGCGCTTCCTGCAATCTATTTTCATCTGAAGTGAATTCAATAGTAGCTTCACTCGTCAGCTCCTGATCCACGTCGGCATCATGTAAAGTTCCCTTTTGATAGGCTGCTACCTTCTCTTTGTTTACATCAAATCCAATCACAGAAGCACGTTTAGAAAGTGCCATTGCTATCGGCAAGCCTACGTACCCAAGACCGACGACAGCAATCTTTTCCTTCCTCTCCACAATCCCTTCGTACAAATTCATAAGCTGGCTCCCTCTCCCTGTTATATTTTGGGCTTTATTGGCCAAACATCTCTGTCATGGGTACAAGTGTGTATCCTTTACTTCTAAGCTGGTCAATTACGATTGGCAAGGCCTCTATTGTGTGAATGTCATCGAGCATATGTAGTAGAATCACGCTTCCGCTCCGCGTCTGCTCCATAATGTCTTTGACGATATCGTTCGCACTTCGTTTCTTGTCGTAATCGGACGGCGTCACATCATAAATCGTAATATCCTTGTAGCCCGTTGCCGCAATCGCCTTGAGTGTCTGTTCGTCGAACGCCCCGGTTGGCGGTCTGAAATACATCGTCGGCTTCTGCTGAATTGCTTCGGTAATGATCTGATGGGCTTTGACAATCTCTTTTTGCAATTCTTCCGGCGCAATTTTGGTATTCACCGGATGAGAATAGGTGTGATTGGCTACATCGTGCCCCGCTTCCGCAATCGCTCTCGCCAAGTTTGGATTTCGCTCTACACCATCTGCGCGAAGGAAAAACGAAGCCTTTACTCCTTTTTTGTCCAAAATATCGAGAATCTTCGTAACCGTTTGATCCGTACCCCAATCATCGAAGGATAAGGCGACCATCTTTTTGTCTGTTTCTTTTCGGTAGATGAGATTTGGCTTGGCTTCGTCATACGCCACATTCATTTTGGCTGCATCAAAACCCGAAATTTCTTGCAGCGGCTTACGCTCCTGACCTTGTGCAATCAACTTATGTAATGGGACGAATCTGTATCCGACATCAGTAGCTGCCTCTGCGAGAAGACGGATGTTTTCGATTACAGACTTGTTCTCTTCTGTATCCATCTCAATGATGCCGCCGCGATTCATATATTTTCGTAAATAGTGTCTCTTGTCAGCTTCCGTCTCTTTTTGCCAATTGTGCAGAAACAGACTGGAGGACACGACGGCTTCTTGTCCATTGTGAGCAGCTACCAAACGGAGATCGTCGTTGTATTCACCCGACTTCGTTCTTACATACCGCGGTGTTTTGCCCGTTTCTCTTTGAATAACCTCATTGGTCAACTCGATGTCTTGGTACATTTTCTCGTAAGGTTGGCCCTGCAAGTCCGATTTGTTCAATGTATTGTTTTCAATCTCGTGACCTCTGGCGACAATTTCTCGGGCAATGTCAGGCTCCTCAGCTACTCTCATTCCTGGCATGAAAAAAGCTGCCTTGATGTGGTACTTGTCCAACTCATCTAGCAATCTTTTCATCGTGTCCTTATCCGCCATCCCATTAAAAGTAAGAGCAAGCTGTCTTTGCGTCGTGTAGACCATCGACACTGCCTTGCTCTTTTCCCCTTGGTAACGCTCGATTTTTTCAGGTTTGGCTGGCGCAGGCCCGTTATCTGCACCATTTTCATTCCCCTGAAACGGTGAACATCCTGCCAACAATGCCACGATCGCTACCA
The window above is part of the Brevibacillus brevis NBRC 100599 genome. Proteins encoded here:
- a CDS encoding polysaccharide deacetylase family protein yields the protein MGKTTSDVLDYRKKDRNKFIKTLSQVAILVVLGVMLYNAVFDWKKYEEPNKASWTNDKGFIAISYFGVGRTGTPKLVAKEQLDEQLQALYDQGYQTISQQDILDFYKKKKPLPEKALFLAFEDGRNDSSLFAQPLLEKYNFKATALSYGNKMGNSENKFLQPEDMKKMMENGFWELGSNGYRLTYINVFDDQGNFIGVKDESELSNKTKVGYYNHYLMDFIRDSNMIPIEDRSKMEARINEDYKRMNDTYMNQLGFVPGTYMIMHANTLYGGMNRLVAEANDANIKKYFTMHFNREGTAYNDSEGDLYNLTRVQPEPYWYTNHLLMRIQKDTGEKIRFVRGDEEQAKEWDRLGGTAQFMEDQIVLTSPAAGSGMLYFKKSDSQKDIKLSAKLEGNVIGKQSIYLRYDREKGSFVRVVLHDNELRVEQKKEKGEVQELFKTELSQVIWNPEDLTFDRASVYTREQGESGAPKLEKYPINIKNTRPIEMTVQGDRLSVSVDNTILLDKQQIDPTISSGGVALEAAYSDVNKKDDIYDGVFADVQIASLEQPNGEQQMLFSNVQTGLAGVFRSTKKAISATMDWVIDTF
- a CDS encoding glycosyltransferase family 2 protein: MKQLIEKIKPRKKEKIEEVLTVSKTERRVLSNVPDPEKIRVQVDRRGAKDSDESGKLEDPEYLNRIRMLSLRYMADFPVTLLTKKQRIKDGIKARAVDISSTGLLVELDSEREDIQVGQVFMIHCTIPPGTMPEGYESTVKLDAAVVRSFTQEEDGRQKFMLAFEFSKPLTDYFRKKRWGYAIYIASTFLFFAAAFIVLMRAESVIYFKYNMYLYLYSLIAAAFLLTRYLFGALYRVIPVNPDYTPGVSIIIPCFNEEQWIHRTILSCVNQNYPIDKLEVIVVDDRSTDRSAEEIQKVIDMIHNEAERYMTRERVKMHILSENGGKRVALVKGVEMAKHDLVVFVDSDSFLEPTAIRNLVQPFQDPKMGGVAGRTDVENKFTNAITKLQTVRYYIAFRIMKAAESWFDSVTCLSGPLSCYRKELILQHSEAWLNQKFLGQPATFGDDRSMTNFILRTHRTGYQDSAICSTIVPSDMNVFLKQQMRWKRSWLRESLRASGFIWRKEPFMAIFFYIGLIVPIAAPVIVLYNLIYVPLVHHVFPGTFLMGLLLMALLMSLAHLFFRRSKLWVFGIVFCVFYELVLLWQMPVAWVTFWKSTWGTRETPQDVEARLKKEARKKNKKGFGLPF
- a CDS encoding nucleotide sugar dehydrogenase is translated as MNLYEGIVERKEKIAVVGLGYVGLPIAMALSKRASVIGFDVNKEKVAAYQKGTLHDADVDQELTSEATIEFTSDENRLQEARFFIVAVPTPVKNGNVPDLKYVESASRMVGRQLKKGSVVVFESTVYPGATEDVCLPILETESGMRCGIDFKIGYSPERINPGDKVNRLENIVKIVSGMDEETLGIVANVYELVIKAGVYRAESIKVAEAAKVIENAQRDVNIAFMNELAMLFNQMDIPTKAVLQAAGTKWNFLPFTPGLVGGHCIGIDPYYLTYKAEDSGYRSRIILAARHINDGMGKYIAQQIIKMAVRAKLDLQNVRIGILGLSYKEDCADIRNTKVTDIIGELKEYGMNPLVVDPMVNPREAFEEYGIELSEMKALHDLDIVVVAVPHAPFAQMEVADFATMYGKNAAKIMIDIKEIYSKADFVNSGFHYWSL
- a CDS encoding polysaccharide deacetylase family protein, whose protein sequence is MISHWKGASGFRLFHWISLVAIVALLAGCSPFQGNENGADNGPAPAKPEKIERYQGEKSKAVSMVYTTQRQLALTFNGMADKDTMKRLLDELDKYHIKAAFFMPGMRVAEEPDIAREIVARGHEIENNTLNKSDLQGQPYEKMYQDIELTNEVIQRETGKTPRYVRTKSGEYNDDLRLVAAHNGQEAVVSSSLFLHNWQKETEADKRHYLRKYMNRGGIIEMDTEENKSVIENIRLLAEAATDVGYRFVPLHKLIAQGQERKPLQEISGFDAAKMNVAYDEAKPNLIYRKETDKKMVALSFDDWGTDQTVTKILDILDKKGVKASFFLRADGVERNPNLARAIAEAGHDVANHTYSHPVNTKIAPEELQKEIVKAHQIITEAIQQKPTMYFRPPTGAFDEQTLKAIAATGYKDITIYDVTPSDYDKKRSANDIVKDIMEQTRSGSVILLHMLDDIHTIEALPIVIDQLRSKGYTLVPMTEMFGQ